The following are encoded together in the Vigna angularis cultivar LongXiaoDou No.4 chromosome 9, ASM1680809v1, whole genome shotgun sequence genome:
- the LOC128194061 gene encoding uncharacterized protein LOC128194061 has translation MKIIVRYQPPVRLSCPHLKRNMKLHLMMEIFLCFRMVEKLGITPTPHPNPYKLQWIKEDEGIVVKEQVSVPIAIGKYEDHIICDIVPMEAGHILLGRPWQYDKQALHDGVTNKITIQHKGKKIILSLLTPSQVREDQIILKKKLDGEKKLKNKTVSKEKNLSLLESASTNVVVPTKQSKNLFLGQPHFLLYCKETLVSINHPLDSLPKGLQKLLKEFDDLFPKEVPSGLPPLRGIEHQIDLIPGASLPNRPAYRTNPTETKEIERQVHDLLEKGWIQKSLSPCAVPVLLVPKKDGSWQMCTDCRAINNITVKYRHPIPRLDDMNTSAALL, from the exons ATGAAAATCATAGTGAGGTATCAACCTCCAGTGCGTCTGAGTTGTCCTCATCTGAAGAGGAACATGAAGCTCCACCTTATGATGGAGATCTTCTTATG CTTTAGAATGGTGGAAAAGCTAGGCATAACTcctactcctcatcctaacccttacaaacttcaatggataaAAGAGGATGAAGGAATAGTTGTTAAGGAACAAGTAAGTGTACCAATTGCCATAGGCAAGTATGAAGATCACATCATTTGTGATATTGTTCCAATGGAAGCAGGTCACATCTTACTTGGGCGACCTTGGCAATATGACAAACAAGCTTTGCATGATGGGGTCACCAACAAGATCACCATCCAACACAAAGGCAAAAAGATTATCTTGAGCCTTCTTACACCATCACAAGTACGAGAGGatcaaataatacttaaaaaaaaattggatggTGAGAAAAAGCtcaaaaataaaacagtttcaAAAGAGAAGAATTTGAGTTTGTTAGAAAGTGCCTCAACCAATGTAGTTGTCCCAACAAAACAatctaaaaatctttttcttgggCAACCTCactttcttctctattgcaaaGAGACACTTGTTTCCATAAATCATCCACTTGATTCTCTTCCCAAAGGGTTACAAaagcttttgaaagaatttgatgatttatttCCTAAAGAGGTTCCAAGTGGTTTACCACCTCTTAGAGGAATTGAACATCAGATTGATTTGATCCCTGGAGCTAGTCTTCCCAATAGGCCAGCTTATCGGACTAACCCTACAGAAACCAAAGAGATAGAGAGGCAAGTCcatgatttattggaaaaagGGTGGATACAAAAAAGTCTTAGCCCTTGTGCCGTGCCAGTGTTGTTAGTCCCAAAGAAAGATGGTTCTTGGCaaatgtgtacagattgtagggctATCAACAACATTACAGTCAAGTATAGGCACCCTATTCCTCGGTTGGACGATAT GAATACATCGGCAGCTTTGTTGTAG